Proteins encoded within one genomic window of Setaria italica strain Yugu1 chromosome IV, Setaria_italica_v2.0, whole genome shotgun sequence:
- the LOC101765141 gene encoding endoglucanase 16 — translation MRIARTGPTAAGLWLRPGRLAEVLLAVVVLFASAALSMASGAELPAAAAAGPASSSVRHDYEDALHKSLLYFEAQRSGRLPHGQRVAWRDHSGLTDGLEQGVDLVGGYYDAGDHVKFGLPMAFTVTMLSWSLLEYGADVADAGELAHALESIKWGTDYFIKAHTKPHELWAEVGDGDTDHYCWQRPEDMTTSRQAYKVDRERPGSDVAGETAAAMAAASMVFRDHNPHYASLLLHHALQLFEFADTYRGKYDSSIAEVKSYYASVSGYHDELLWAALWLHRATGRAEFLDYVVDNAHDFGGTGWAITEFSWDVKYAGVQILAARLLLNGEHSPRHRETLERYRAKAEHYVCACMGRNAAGGAEANVERSPGGMLYVRQWNNMQYVTSAAFLLSAYSGYLSSSSSGGESVASCAGGGTASAGEVFAAARSQVDYVLGSNPRGMSYLVGYGARFPARVHHRAASIVPYKHSKEFIGCAQGFDDWFVRKGANPNVVVGAIVGGPDRRDRFRDHRENYMQTEACTYNTAPMVGMFAMLNRLARAESAAAAAVQPQQQPASSSPAADRSVNR, via the exons ATGAGGATCGCGAGGACCGGCCCCACGGCGGCGGGGCTGTGGCTCCGGCCGGGGCGGCTCGCGGAGGTTCTTCTCGCCGTGGTGGTCCTCTTCGCGTCGGCGGCGCTGTCCATGGCGAGCGGCGCCGAGTTGCcagcggcggctgcggccgggccggcgtcgtcgtcggtgcgGCACGACTACGAGGACGCGCTGCACAAGAGCCTGCTCTACTTCGAGGCGCAGCGGTCGGGGCGGCTGCCGCACGGCCAGCGCGTGGCGTGGCGCGACCACTCCGGGCTCACCGACGGCCTCGAGCAAGGA GTGGATTTGGTGGGCGGGTACTACGACGCCGGCGACCACGTCAAGTTCGGCCTGCCCATGGCCTTCACCGTCACCATGCTCTCCTGGAGCCTCCTCGAGTACGGCGccgacgtcgccgacgccggcgagctcgcccaCGCGCTCGAGTCCATCAAGTGGGGCACCGACTACTTCATCAAGGCGCACACCAAGCCACACGAGCTCTGGGCAGAG GTGGGCGACGGCGACACGGACCACTACTGCTGGCAGCGGCCGGAGGACATGACGACGTCGCGGCAGGCCTACAAGGTCGACCGCGAGCGCCCCGGCTCCGACGTCGCCGGcgagaccgccgccgccatggccgccgcctccatggtCTTCCGGGACCACAACCCGCACTACGCCAGCCTCCTCCTGCACCACGCCCTCCAG ctgTTCGAGTTCGCCGACACGTACCGTGGCAAGTACGACAGCAGCATCGCGGAGGTGAAGAGCTACTACGCCTCCGTCAGCGGGTACCACGACGAGCTCCTCTGGGCGGCGCTCTGGCTCCACCGCGCCACCGGCCGCGCCGAGTTCCTCGACTACGTCGTCGACAACGCCCACGACTTCGGCGGCACCGGATGGGCCATCACCGAGTTCAGCTGGGACGTCAAGTACGCTGGCGTCCAGATCCTCGCTGCCAGG CTGCTACTGAATGGGGAGCACTCGCCGCGGCACAGGGAGACGCTGGAGAGGTACAGGGCCAAGGCGGAGCACTACGTGTGCGCGTGCATGGGCCGGaacgcggccggcggcgcggaagCCAACGTGGAGCGGAGCCCCGGCGGGATGCTGTACGTGCGGCAGTGGAACAACATGCAGTACGTGACCAGCGCGGCGTTCCTGCTGTCCGCCTACTCGGGCTAcctctcctcctcgtcctccggcGGAGAGTCCGTGGCGTCgtgcgcgggcggcggcacggcgagcgccggcgaggtgttcgcggcggcgcggtcgcAGGTGGACTACGTGCTGGGGAGCAACCCGCGCGGGATGAGCTACCTGGTCGGGTACGGCGCCCGGTTCCCCGCCCGGGTGCACCACCGCGCCGCCTCCATCGTGCCCTACAAGCACAGCAAGGAGTTCATCGGCTGCGCGCAGGGGTTCGACGACTGGTTCGTCCGCAAGGGCGCCAACCCCaacgtcgtcgtcggcgccatCGTCGGCGGGCCCGACCGCCGCGACCGCTTCCGGGATCACCGGGAGAACTACATGCAGACGGAGGCCTGCACCTACAACACGGCGCCCATGGTCGGCATGTTCGCCATGCTCAACAGGCTGGCCCGGGCCgaatcggcggcggccgcggcggtgcaaccgcagcagcagccggcgagCAGTAGTCCTGCCGCGGACCGAAGTGTAAATAGATAG